One Trichomycterus rosablanca isolate fTriRos1 chromosome 10, fTriRos1.hap1, whole genome shotgun sequence DNA window includes the following coding sequences:
- the cd79b gene encoding B-cell antigen receptor complex-associated protein beta chain, whose product MHYMFLTCSLMVLVNLSGAALKLQVQQKPRYYGVKVGRQVGFICSNTGPLQDSLEVEWYKVKAFEERTKVLSDRGHPFTNPRAIKNKGHLIINKVEAEDSGIYFCKINKTWGFGTELQVFRRTDLSASEWRSNMKDMIIVLQGLLLVLCIVLPLVRFFTLENKEEVVYEEPVEDHTYEGLEIEHCGDLYEDLTAYSQIPETDAPWQVESPDEE is encoded by the exons ATGCATTACATGTTCTTAACCTGCTCTCTGATGGTGTTGGTAAACCTCTCAG GAGCAGCGCTGAAGCTTCAGGTTCAGCAGAAGCCCAGGTATTATGGTGTCAAAGTGGGAAGGCAGGTGGGATTCATATGTTCCAACACTGGTCCCCTCCAGGATTCTCTTGAGGTGGAGTGGTACAAGGTCAAGGCGTTTGAAGAACGGACCAAAGTGTTAAGTGATCGGGGTCATCCATTTACGAACCCCAGAGCGATCAAGAACAAGGGGCATTTAATTATCAACAAGGTGGAGGCTGAGGACAGCGGCATCTACTTCTGCAAAATAAACAAGACCTGGGGATTTGGAACTGAGCTACAAGTGTtcc GGCGCACTGATCTAAGTGCCTCTGAATGGAGGAGCAACATGAAGGACATGATCATCGTCCTCCAGGGTTTACTGCTGGTGCTGTGTATCGTTCTTCCCTTGGTCCGCTTTTTCACACTG GAGAATAAAGAGGAAGTGGTGTATGAGGAGCCGGTGGAGGATCACACATATGAG GGTTTGGAGATCGAGcactgtggggatttgtacgAGGATCTAACTGCTTATTCTCAAATACCCGAAACAGACGCCCCCTGGCAGGTCGAGTCCCCAGACGAGGAGTAA
- the ifnphi4 gene encoding interferon phi 4 — protein MFSRLVQMCVVLTVFSLSSALTCRWIHHKFKQHNSECLTLLKDMKEDISVNTSIPENWHQWFFNHSHSQPEKQVWFMVQTLKEMTRLLVEAKSVSWSEDKLDTFLNMLQQQTTGLQLCVSPTMKRSKSKRLPLYFKRLRDLTQNKTVEKKKAWEQIRTELLQLLKLLDFFPAVSVQHAARHS, from the exons TGGTGCTGACGGTGTTCAGTCTGAGTTCTGCTCTCACCTGCCGGTGGATCCATCACAAATTCAAGCAGCACAACAGTGAATGTCTGACCCTCCTCAAAGACATG AAAGAGGATATCAGCGTCAACACCTCAATTCCAGAAAACTGGCACCAGTGGTTCTTTAACCACAGCCACTCTCAG CCAGAGAAGCAGGTCTGGTTCATGGTCCAGACTCTGAAGGAGATGACCCGGTTATTAGTGGAGGCTAAAAGCGTCTCCTGGAGCGAGGACAAGCTGGACACCTTTCTAAACATGCTTCAGCAGCAGACCACGGGACTCCAATTATGT GTCAGCCCGACAATGAAAAGAAGTAAGAGTAAGAGACTCCCCCTGTACTTCAAACGCCTGAGAGATCTCACACAGAACAAGACG GTGGAGAAGAAGAAAGCCTGGGAGCAAATCCGAACAGAACTTCTTCAGCTCCTCAAGCTGCTGGACTTTTTCCCTGCAGTTTCAGTACAACATGCTGCTCGTCATTCTTAA